A genomic segment from Candidatus Polarisedimenticolia bacterium encodes:
- the radA gene encoding DNA repair protein RadA: protein MKASLFLCRSCGNESPKWLGRCPACQEWNSLQEGALREASPARRSGPGPAARPLAGWAGSEPGARRVSGIAPLDRVLGGGMVPGMGILVGGDPGIGKSTLLLQAAAALARAGTPVLYATGEESGAQIALRAGRLGLAAEQVLLLPENSLERILEAAEEILPGALIVDSIQTVSAATLPSPAGSVAQVRESASRLLLFAKERGVPLFLIGHVTKDGNLAGPKTLEHLVDTVIYFEGDASFSHRILRTVKNRFGPSGEMGVFEMTDRGLSPVANPSSLFLAQRRSGAPGSVVFCSMEGTVPVLVETQALAASALSPSPRRAATGFDAGRAALLLAVLEKRAGLAFSGQDVFLNVAGGVRLSEPAADLPIACALASSLLNRPARADTVVFGEIGLVGEVRAVGRASERIREAARLGFRRCLLPQPNLRDLAFEKGIELTGVGSLAEAVESLL, encoded by the coding sequence GTGAAGGCCTCCCTCTTCTTGTGTCGATCCTGCGGCAACGAAAGCCCCAAGTGGCTGGGCCGTTGTCCCGCCTGCCAGGAATGGAACAGCCTGCAGGAGGGGGCCCTCCGAGAAGCCTCCCCGGCGCGCCGCTCCGGGCCCGGCCCGGCCGCGCGGCCGTTGGCAGGCTGGGCCGGATCCGAGCCGGGCGCCCGCCGCGTGTCGGGGATCGCTCCTCTCGATCGGGTGCTGGGAGGCGGGATGGTCCCGGGCATGGGGATCCTGGTGGGGGGAGACCCGGGGATCGGGAAGTCGACCCTGCTCCTGCAGGCCGCGGCGGCGCTGGCGCGCGCCGGAACGCCGGTGCTTTACGCGACCGGCGAGGAATCGGGCGCCCAGATCGCTCTGCGCGCCGGGCGACTCGGTCTCGCCGCCGAGCAGGTCCTGCTCCTTCCCGAGAACTCCCTGGAGCGCATCCTCGAGGCGGCGGAGGAGATCCTCCCCGGCGCCTTGATCGTCGATTCGATCCAGACCGTCTCCGCCGCGACGCTTCCGTCACCGGCCGGAAGCGTCGCCCAGGTCCGCGAATCGGCCTCGCGGCTCCTGCTTTTCGCGAAGGAGCGCGGCGTGCCGCTCTTCCTGATTGGGCACGTCACCAAGGACGGCAACCTTGCGGGCCCGAAGACCCTGGAGCATCTCGTCGACACGGTGATCTACTTCGAGGGCGACGCCTCCTTCTCCCATCGGATCCTGCGGACCGTGAAGAACCGGTTCGGACCGTCCGGCGAAATGGGAGTCTTCGAGATGACCGACCGGGGCCTGTCGCCGGTCGCGAACCCGTCGTCGCTCTTCCTGGCGCAGCGGCGCAGCGGCGCGCCGGGCTCGGTGGTGTTCTGCTCGATGGAAGGGACGGTGCCGGTGCTCGTGGAAACCCAGGCGCTCGCGGCCAGCGCGCTCTCCCCTTCGCCCCGCCGGGCCGCCACCGGATTCGACGCCGGCCGCGCGGCCCTGCTTCTGGCGGTGCTGGAGAAGAGGGCCGGCCTGGCGTTCTCCGGTCAAGATGTCTTTCTCAACGTGGCCGGGGGGGTGCGCCTGAGCGAGCCGGCCGCCGATCTCCCCATCGCCTGCGCCCTGGCCTCGTCGCTGCTGAACCGCCCCGCCCGCGCCGACACCGTGGTCTTCGGCGAGATCGGGCTCGTTGGGGAGGTGCGCGCCGTGGGACGGGCGTCCGAGCGGATTCGCGAGGCCGCCCGGCTCGGCTTTCGCCGCTGCCTGCTTCCCCAGCCGAACCTCCGGGATCTGGCTTTCGAGAAGGGGATCGAGCTGACGGGAGTCGGCTCCCTCGCGGAGGCGGTCGAATCGTTGCTATAA
- the alr gene encoding alanine racemase: MSAADFPEQRPTRAEVSLDALEANLAAIRSRAGGLPVMGVVKADAYGHGAVPVARALAAAGIDRLAVALLEEAQELRRAGIEVPILVMGPLEPAQMEAVVRERVTPALFREDQIAALQAAASRAGRPAPFHLKVDTGMGRLGVPWTLAGALLEILARSPALALEGVFSHLACADDPDHPLTRVQRERFDEVVGLIRSRGYAPPLLHLANSAAVLDRLPEGLTLVRPGLLLYGYRPSPRNRAIPLAPVLRLTSRIVLVKEVPEGEAVGYGATFVARRKSRIATVAAGYDDGVIRSLSNRGHFLVRGRRVPIAGRISMDLTTLDVTDIPEAALGDEAVLIGSQGGELQGADQVAAEAGTVSWEILCGIGWRVPRLYFRGGRLEEVRSRFARGRP, translated from the coding sequence GTGAGCGCCGCCGACTTTCCGGAGCAGCGGCCGACCCGGGCGGAAGTGTCGCTCGACGCCCTGGAGGCGAATCTGGCCGCCATCCGATCGCGCGCCGGCGGCCTGCCGGTGATGGGCGTCGTGAAGGCGGATGCCTACGGCCACGGCGCCGTTCCCGTGGCGCGCGCGCTCGCCGCGGCGGGAATCGACCGGCTCGCGGTCGCCCTGCTGGAGGAGGCGCAGGAGCTCCGGCGGGCCGGGATCGAGGTTCCGATCCTGGTGATGGGCCCGCTCGAGCCCGCCCAGATGGAGGCGGTGGTCCGCGAACGGGTCACGCCGGCTCTGTTCCGGGAGGATCAGATCGCCGCGCTCCAGGCCGCCGCCTCCCGGGCGGGCCGGCCCGCCCCCTTTCATCTGAAGGTCGACACCGGCATGGGCCGCCTCGGAGTTCCCTGGACGCTTGCCGGAGCCTTGCTGGAGATCCTCGCGCGTTCCCCGGCTCTGGCGCTGGAGGGAGTCTTCTCCCACCTCGCCTGCGCCGATGACCCCGATCACCCCCTCACGCGGGTGCAGAGAGAGCGCTTCGACGAGGTGGTGGGGCTGATCCGATCGCGCGGCTACGCCCCGCCTCTGCTGCACCTCGCCAATTCGGCCGCCGTGCTGGATCGCCTGCCGGAAGGCCTCACGCTGGTGCGTCCCGGGCTGCTGCTTTACGGCTACCGTCCCTCTCCGCGCAACCGGGCGATTCCCCTGGCTCCGGTCCTCCGGCTGACGAGCCGGATCGTCCTGGTCAAGGAAGTCCCCGAGGGGGAAGCGGTCGGGTACGGGGCGACGTTCGTGGCCCGAAGGAAAAGCCGGATCGCCACGGTCGCCGCCGGTTACGACGACGGAGTCATCCGCTCTCTCTCGAACCGGGGGCACTTCCTGGTTCGCGGCAGGCGCGTTCCAATCGCCGGCCGGATCAGCATGGACCTCACCACGCTGGACGTCACCGATATCCCCGAAGCGGCGCTGGGGGACGAGGCGGTCCTGATCGGGAGCCAGGGCGGCGAGCTTCAGGGGGCCGACCAAGTGGCCGCCGAGGCCGGCACCGTGTCTTGGGAAATCCTGTGCGGCATCGGCTGGAGGGTGCCGAGACTCTACTTCCGCGGCGGGCGGCTGGAAGAGGTCCGCAGCCGGTTCGCCAGAGGCCGGCCGTGA
- the dnaB gene encoding replicative DNA helicase, which translates to MATDITLEKNLPHSVDAERSVLGSILLENQAINRAQEILKDSDFYQDTHRKIYKVMEALSERATAIDEITLKEELARTGVLEQVGGPAYIAALADGVPTSRHIEYYARIVKEKAILRGLIGSASGILTECYRAEDEVEQILDRAESSIFRIAQDTLSVGFLPIRTIAEASLKVIEELTESRSLITGLATGYEKLDEYTAGLQKSDLIVVAARPAMGKTTFCLNVAQNAALKEARRIGLFSLEMSREQLFLRMLCSLGRIDAHLLRTGRLSKDDWKKLTEAFARLAAAPIFIDDTAGIGVLEMRAKARRLKSEHGLDMLIIDYLQLIRGRGRVENRTQEISEISRSLKELAKELQIPIIAISQLSRAPETRGGDRRPQLSDLRESGAIEQDADVVLFIYREEVYKPTEDNRGKADLIIAKQRNGPIGLVPLAFIKQYTKFETRVDEPGWQPE; encoded by the coding sequence ATGGCGACCGATATCACCCTCGAAAAAAACCTTCCCCACAGCGTCGACGCCGAGCGCTCGGTCCTCGGATCGATCCTGCTCGAGAACCAGGCGATCAACCGGGCCCAGGAAATCCTCAAGGACAGCGATTTCTACCAGGACACCCACCGCAAGATCTACAAGGTGATGGAGGCGCTCTCGGAGCGCGCCACCGCAATCGACGAAATCACGCTGAAGGAGGAGCTTGCCAGGACGGGAGTGCTCGAGCAGGTGGGCGGCCCCGCCTACATCGCGGCCCTCGCCGACGGCGTCCCGACCTCCCGGCACATCGAGTACTACGCCCGGATCGTCAAGGAAAAAGCGATCCTGCGGGGGCTCATCGGCTCGGCCTCGGGAATTCTCACCGAATGCTACCGGGCCGAGGACGAGGTGGAGCAAATCCTGGATCGCGCCGAGTCCTCGATCTTCCGGATCGCCCAGGACACCCTCTCGGTCGGATTCCTTCCCATCCGGACGATCGCCGAAGCGTCGCTGAAGGTCATCGAGGAGCTCACCGAAAGCCGCTCCCTGATCACCGGCCTCGCGACCGGCTACGAGAAGCTGGACGAGTACACCGCCGGACTGCAGAAATCGGATCTGATCGTCGTGGCCGCGCGGCCCGCGATGGGCAAGACCACGTTCTGCCTGAACGTCGCCCAGAACGCGGCGCTGAAGGAGGCGCGCCGGATCGGCCTCTTCTCCCTGGAAATGTCCCGGGAGCAGCTTTTCCTGCGAATGCTGTGCTCCCTCGGCCGGATCGACGCGCACCTCCTGCGCACGGGGCGCCTGTCCAAGGACGACTGGAAGAAGCTGACGGAGGCCTTCGCCCGGCTCGCCGCGGCTCCGATCTTCATCGACGACACCGCCGGGATCGGCGTGCTGGAGATGCGCGCCAAGGCGAGGCGGCTCAAGAGCGAGCACGGGCTCGACATGCTCATCATCGACTACCTTCAGCTGATCCGGGGGCGCGGGCGGGTGGAGAACCGCACGCAGGAGATCTCGGAGATCTCCCGCTCCTTGAAGGAGCTGGCCAAGGAGCTCCAGATACCGATCATCGCGATCTCGCAGCTCTCCCGGGCGCCGGAGACGCGCGGCGGGGACCGCCGCCCGCAGCTTTCGGATCTCCGGGAATCGGGGGCCATCGAGCAGGACGCCGACGTGGTGCTCTTCATCTATCGCGAGGAAGTCTACAAGCCCACCGAGGACAACCGCGGCAAGGCGGACCTGATCATCGCCAAGCAGCGGAACGGCCCGATCGGCCTCGTTCCCCTGGCCTTCATCAAGCAGTACACCAAGTTCGAGACGAGGGTCGACGAACCCGGCTGGCAGCCGGAGTGA
- a CDS encoding M20 family metallopeptidase: METSHAAKLKEEIVRLAATLSDDLFSFSRALYDDPELSLEEHRAAARLAELLSGGGYQVERGVAGLPTSFVAAGGGLLPGPRIGILAEYDALPGVGHGCGHNLIAASALGAGLILGRLRERLPGEVRIIGTPAEETVGGKALMVREGVFRDLDAAMMIHPGTEFRVHTTSLACQSIQIVFEGKASHAVAAPDRGVNALDPLVQLYVGIDAMRKGLTPEVRIPGVIVEGGKRANIVPDRAVGRFSVRARNRTAVGAVLDRIVRMANSLSAAGGARVVVTRIDEAYDEMLTNRVMADLFKENLRSLGVETNDAPRERMGSLDMGNVSQVVPSLHAYVAIVPDTGALHTREFAEATVSESGRRGLLLAAQALAMTAVDLVTQAEAVPAARREFLAATGQGGE, encoded by the coding sequence TTGGAAACATCCCACGCAGCCAAGCTGAAGGAAGAGATCGTTCGACTCGCCGCGACGCTCTCCGACGATCTGTTCTCGTTCAGCCGGGCCCTTTACGACGATCCGGAGCTGAGCCTTGAGGAGCACCGCGCCGCCGCCCGCCTGGCCGAGCTCTTAAGCGGCGGCGGCTACCAGGTCGAGCGCGGCGTCGCCGGCCTCCCCACCTCCTTCGTCGCCGCGGGCGGCGGCCTCTTGCCGGGTCCGCGGATCGGCATTCTCGCCGAATACGACGCCCTGCCCGGAGTCGGGCACGGCTGTGGACACAACCTGATCGCCGCCTCGGCCCTGGGCGCCGGCCTGATCCTGGGCCGCCTCCGCGAGCGCCTTCCCGGGGAAGTCCGGATCATCGGAACGCCGGCCGAGGAGACCGTCGGCGGCAAGGCGCTGATGGTCCGGGAAGGAGTCTTCCGCGATCTCGACGCCGCCATGATGATCCATCCGGGGACCGAGTTCCGCGTCCACACGACGTCGCTCGCCTGCCAGTCGATTCAAATCGTGTTCGAAGGCAAGGCGTCCCACGCCGTGGCGGCGCCCGATCGCGGCGTGAACGCCCTGGATCCTCTGGTCCAGCTCTACGTGGGAATCGACGCGATGCGCAAAGGGCTCACGCCGGAGGTGCGGATTCCCGGGGTCATCGTGGAGGGCGGCAAGCGCGCCAACATCGTCCCCGATCGGGCGGTCGGTCGCTTCAGCGTTCGCGCCCGCAACCGGACGGCGGTCGGGGCGGTCCTGGATCGGATCGTCCGGATGGCGAACTCCTTGTCGGCGGCCGGCGGGGCGCGGGTCGTCGTGACCCGGATCGATGAAGCCTACGACGAGATGCTCACGAACCGCGTGATGGCGGATCTCTTCAAGGAAAATCTGCGCTCCCTCGGGGTGGAGACGAACGATGCGCCGCGCGAGCGCATGGGATCGCTGGACATGGGGAACGTGAGCCAGGTCGTGCCTTCCCTGCACGCCTACGTGGCCATCGTCCCGGACACGGGCGCCCTGCACACGCGGGAATTCGCGGAGGCCACCGTCTCCGAGAGCGGCCGCCGGGGACTTCTCCTGGCCGCGCAGGCCCTCGCCATGACGGCGG